From Fibrobacter sp. UWEL, a single genomic window includes:
- a CDS encoding DMT family protein — translation MKAGIFTILLLCCSNVFMTFAWYGNLKLKELHISTDWPLILVILASWGLALLEYCFMIPANSIGSRINGGPFSLMQLKIIQEAISLTIFTVIAVTVFHTETLQWNHIVAFLCIIAAVFFAFLK, via the coding sequence ATGAAAGCCGGAATCTTTACCATACTTCTTCTCTGCTGCTCTAACGTCTTCATGACCTTCGCCTGGTACGGAAACCTGAAGCTGAAGGAACTGCATATTAGTACCGACTGGCCCCTGATTCTTGTGATTCTCGCAAGCTGGGGTTTGGCACTTCTGGAATACTGCTTTATGATTCCTGCTAATTCCATCGGCAGCCGCATTAACGGAGGCCCTTTTAGCCTGATGCAGCTGAAGATTATCCAGGAAGCCATCTCCCTCACCATCTTCACAGTGATTGCAGTGACGGTTTTTCATACGGAAACCTTACAATGGAATCATATTGTGGCTTTCCTCTGCATTATTGCAGCCGTATTCTTCGCTTTCCTGAAATAA
- a CDS encoding DUF2764 family protein: MSSPSYLMASLPMINLGDVPPLTMDDFRSRCEGALDQAEIEALNALINDEPSDDEFVQAYQAHEIQMKNVSGRLRAQAWGPDVRFSERSFAGYDVYFAKMVQDAFAKSNPMEKEQDLDKARFWLVDCLAGVGEETVKHVYAYAIKLQICARWARLSEKAGDAAVLNVINANDPDFVQE; the protein is encoded by the coding sequence ATGAGTTCTCCTTCTTATTTAATGGCTTCATTGCCGATGATCAACCTGGGTGACGTGCCGCCCCTGACTATGGATGATTTCCGTAGCCGTTGTGAAGGCGCCCTGGACCAGGCTGAAATCGAAGCTCTGAACGCCTTGATTAACGATGAACCTTCTGACGATGAGTTCGTGCAGGCCTACCAGGCTCACGAAATCCAGATGAAGAACGTTTCCGGCAGGCTCCGCGCTCAGGCATGGGGCCCCGATGTTCGTTTCAGCGAACGTAGCTTTGCCGGTTACGACGTCTACTTCGCCAAGATGGTTCAGGATGCGTTTGCCAAGTCCAATCCTATGGAAAAAGAGCAGGATCTGGACAAGGCTCGTTTCTGGCTGGTGGACTGCCTCGCAGGTGTGGGGGAGGAAACCGTCAAGCACGTATACGCATACGCAATCAAGCTCCAAATTTGTGCGCGTTGGGCCCGCCTTTCCGAAAAGGCCGGCGACGCAGCTGTTCTCAACGTTATTAATGCAAACGATCCTGACTTTGTTCAGGAATGA
- a CDS encoding peptidoglycan DD-metalloendopeptidase family protein, which yields MGLALLCMNVPANAKTSGKATSQKQTTAKEEVQKDSAKETKKDSKKKASAKTSTKTSAKKETAKKETAKKESGKKESAKKETSKKDSKKTAKDSSKKDPKAAKKDSKKDKKDKKSKKKNPPKHIRTGKAELVDDNFDPEAIAAEEAQDSSKVTIEADDPKAFTKALLYEKEGVDFEVVNTNEGKETNLAQQDSAFLPSVDYFDFSDMLIPVTHEALLGSPYGVRSHRLHRGVDVNVIMKEPIVAAYPGTVIMSKYNKGGYGHYVLVEHENGLQTLYGHLAKRTVKVGDYVYPGDIVGLAGNTGRSSGAHLHFEIRYGEVNIDPATVVNFPKWELQPGVDKLSKKKVYDEHRKMQAKVKKENTYVVKNGDTLTDVALWFNISEEAVIRINNLPLDKPIKVGQVLRGCK from the coding sequence ATGGGTCTTGCATTGTTGTGCATGAACGTTCCTGCTAATGCAAAGACTTCCGGAAAGGCAACAAGCCAAAAACAAACCACTGCCAAGGAAGAAGTCCAGAAGGATTCCGCAAAGGAAACGAAGAAGGACTCCAAGAAAAAAGCCTCCGCGAAAACGTCCACAAAGACCTCCGCAAAAAAAGAGACCGCTAAAAAAGAAACTGCTAAGAAAGAAAGCGGAAAGAAAGAATCCGCGAAGAAAGAGACTAGCAAAAAGGATTCAAAGAAGACTGCAAAGGATTCTTCCAAGAAGGATCCGAAGGCTGCTAAGAAGGATTCCAAAAAGGATAAGAAGGACAAGAAGTCCAAGAAAAAGAATCCTCCAAAGCACATCCGTACCGGCAAGGCGGAACTAGTCGACGACAACTTCGATCCCGAGGCAATTGCCGCAGAAGAAGCCCAGGATTCCAGCAAGGTGACCATCGAAGCGGACGACCCCAAGGCATTTACCAAGGCCCTGCTGTACGAGAAAGAAGGCGTGGACTTTGAAGTGGTGAACACCAATGAGGGAAAGGAAACCAACCTGGCCCAGCAGGATTCCGCCTTCTTGCCTTCCGTGGATTATTTTGATTTTTCCGATATGCTCATTCCCGTGACACACGAAGCGCTCCTGGGATCCCCCTACGGCGTCCGTAGCCATCGCCTGCATCGAGGCGTGGACGTAAACGTGATCATGAAGGAGCCCATTGTAGCGGCTTATCCTGGAACCGTCATTATGTCCAAATACAACAAGGGCGGCTACGGGCATTACGTGCTGGTGGAACACGAAAACGGACTGCAGACTCTTTACGGACATTTAGCCAAGAGAACCGTCAAGGTGGGCGACTACGTATATCCCGGCGACATTGTGGGTCTAGCCGGCAATACCGGGCGATCCTCCGGAGCTCACCTCCACTTTGAAATTCGTTATGGCGAAGTCAACATTGATCCGGCCACTGTAGTCAACTTCCCCAAGTGGGAGCTCCAACCTGGCGTCGACAAACTTTCCAAGAAGAAAGTCTATGACGAACACCGCAAGATGCAAGCCAAAGTGAAAAAAGAAAACACCTACGTGGTCAAGAATGGAGACACCTTGACCGATGTGGCCCTGTGGTTTAACATCTCCGAAGAAGCGGTCATCCGCATTAACAATCTCCCTCTGGACAAGCCCATCAAGGTGGGACAAGTCCTGAGAGGATGCAAATAA
- a CDS encoding DUF4416 family protein, translated as MGAIKEPAKVKVIVGILAKDAEAVESVRATLREKFGEEDLNLAPFPFTFTNYYVDEIGAAPVRAFFSYETLIDRTEIVDIKLWTNDVELAIAEAAGTPGLRPVNLDPGYMTLGQFFLATTKDQRQRVYMQRGIFVEPTLYFQEGHFHAFDWTYRDYQSETYIKYLEQVRARLAYQHSTGRPYRLRNEK; from the coding sequence ATGGGAGCCATCAAGGAACCGGCAAAGGTAAAAGTCATCGTAGGTATTCTTGCGAAGGATGCCGAGGCTGTTGAATCTGTGCGCGCAACCCTGAGAGAAAAGTTCGGCGAAGAGGACCTGAACCTAGCCCCCTTCCCCTTTACCTTCACCAATTACTACGTAGACGAAATTGGAGCCGCACCCGTCAGGGCGTTCTTTAGTTACGAAACCTTGATTGACCGCACGGAAATCGTGGATATTAAGCTCTGGACCAACGACGTTGAATTGGCCATCGCCGAAGCCGCAGGCACCCCGGGACTCCGTCCTGTAAATCTGGATCCGGGTTACATGACCTTGGGACAATTCTTTTTGGCCACCACCAAGGACCAGCGCCAGCGTGTGTACATGCAGCGGGGCATTTTCGTGGAGCCCACCCTCTATTTTCAGGAAGGACATTTCCATGCCTTCGACTGGACTTATCGAGACTACCAGAGCGAAACCTACATCAAGTACCTGGAACAGGTGCGTGCAAGACTCGCCTACCAGCACTCCACAGGCCGCCCCTACCGTTTGAGGAATGAAAAATGA
- a CDS encoding V-type ATP synthase subunit A: MASIGKIIGVNGNLIRVKFESAVSQNEVAYAKLPSKTKDGKSEIIPLKSEVIRIRGDYAELQVFEDTTGLKAGDEVEFTGELLSVELGPGLLTQVFDGLQNPLPELAEQCGFFLQRGKYLPALPRDRKWAFTPVAKPGDVLVAGDTIGTVPEGVFTHRIMVPFKVLGKVTVESVVAAGEHVVEDVVAVVKNEKGEKIEIKMVQTWPVKMPIKAFEERLRPTKPLTMQQRIVDTFFPVMQGGTFCTPGPFGAGKTVLQQLMSRYADVDIVILAACGERAGEVVETLREFPELIDPRTGKSLMERTLIICNTSSMPVAAREASVYTGVTLAEYYRQMGLNVLLLADSTSRWAQALREMSGRLEEIPGEEAFPAYLESVIAAFYERGGVVRLKDGSTGSVTIGGSVSPAGGNFEEPVTQATLKVVGAFLGLSRERSDQRRFPAIHPLDSWSKYEGIIDVKKVADARKILAAGVDVNNMMKVVGEEGTSIDDFITYLKSEYLDAVYLQQDAYHEIDAACTGDRQKYVFDKVYSILKTPMTFAEKDIARTFFLKLTQATKDWNRVAMDSAEFKDIESNITASVKEVTVNA; the protein is encoded by the coding sequence ATGGCTAGTATCGGAAAAATCATCGGCGTCAACGGTAACTTGATTCGCGTCAAGTTCGAAAGCGCCGTGTCTCAGAACGAAGTGGCTTACGCCAAGTTGCCCTCCAAGACTAAGGATGGCAAGTCCGAAATTATCCCGCTGAAGAGCGAAGTGATTCGTATCCGTGGCGATTATGCAGAACTTCAGGTGTTCGAAGATACCACCGGCCTTAAGGCTGGCGACGAAGTCGAATTCACTGGCGAACTGCTTTCTGTGGAACTGGGACCTGGTCTTCTGACTCAGGTGTTCGATGGTCTGCAGAACCCCCTGCCTGAACTTGCCGAACAGTGCGGCTTCTTCCTGCAGCGCGGTAAGTACCTGCCGGCTCTGCCCCGTGACCGCAAGTGGGCTTTCACTCCGGTTGCTAAGCCGGGTGATGTGCTGGTTGCTGGTGACACCATCGGTACCGTACCCGAAGGCGTGTTCACTCACCGCATCATGGTTCCCTTCAAGGTTCTCGGCAAGGTGACCGTAGAATCCGTCGTTGCCGCTGGCGAACACGTCGTGGAAGACGTTGTTGCCGTCGTGAAGAACGAAAAGGGCGAAAAGATTGAAATCAAGATGGTCCAGACCTGGCCGGTGAAGATGCCTATCAAGGCTTTCGAAGAACGTCTTCGCCCCACCAAGCCTTTGACCATGCAGCAGCGCATTGTGGATACCTTCTTCCCTGTGATGCAGGGTGGTACCTTCTGTACTCCGGGCCCCTTCGGTGCTGGTAAGACTGTGCTGCAGCAGCTCATGAGCCGTTATGCTGACGTGGACATCGTGATCCTGGCCGCTTGCGGTGAACGTGCTGGTGAAGTGGTGGAAACCCTTCGCGAATTCCCTGAGTTGATTGACCCCCGTACCGGTAAGTCCCTCATGGAACGTACTTTGATTATTTGTAACACTTCTTCCATGCCGGTGGCTGCTCGTGAAGCTTCCGTTTACACTGGCGTGACCCTGGCTGAATACTATCGCCAGATGGGTCTGAACGTGTTGCTGCTTGCTGACTCTACTTCTCGTTGGGCACAGGCTCTTCGTGAAATGTCTGGCCGTCTGGAAGAAATTCCGGGTGAAGAAGCCTTCCCGGCTTACTTGGAATCTGTGATTGCTGCCTTCTACGAACGCGGTGGCGTTGTTCGCCTGAAGGATGGTTCCACTGGTTCTGTGACCATCGGCGGTTCCGTTTCTCCTGCAGGTGGTAACTTCGAAGAACCGGTGACCCAGGCTACCTTGAAGGTGGTGGGCGCATTCCTCGGCCTTTCCCGTGAACGTTCCGACCAGCGCCGCTTCCCGGCAATCCACCCGCTGGATTCCTGGTCCAAGTACGAAGGCATTATCGATGTGAAGAAGGTTGCCGATGCTCGCAAGATTCTTGCTGCTGGCGTTGACGTCAACAACATGATGAAGGTGGTGGGCGAAGAAGGTACCTCCATCGATGACTTCATTACCTATCTTAAGTCTGAATACCTTGATGCAGTCTACCTGCAGCAGGACGCATACCACGAAATTGACGCTGCCTGCACCGGCGACCGTCAGAAGTATGTGTTCGACAAGGTCTACTCTATTTTGAAGACTCCTATGACTTTCGCAGAAAAGGACATTGCACGTACCTTCTTCCTGAAGCTGACTCAGGCTACTAAGGACTGGAACCGTGTGGCAATGGATTCTGCAGAATTCAAGGACATCGAATCCAATATTACTGCTTCCGTGAAGGAGGTAACTGTCAATGCATAA
- the thiH gene encoding 2-iminoacetate synthase ThiH, producing MSEKEYHDERYFIDSDSLSPAALERKHRIETDPSARTNHMEYMKDMEVIHSEIPGKVMSHVDSVDFSKYTARDVLAALDHHTCTVEDFKALLSPAAAPFLEKMAQKAKLETSKHFGNTVYFFTPIYIANYCENYCVYCGFNCYNKIKRMQLSMEQIEHEMKVIADSGMEEILLLTGESRAKSSVEYIGEACKIAHKYFRMVGVEVYPMNTDEYKYLHECGVDYVTVFQETYDSERYEQLHLMGHKRIYPYRFDSQERALMGGMRGCGFSALLGLSDFRKDALASALHVFYLQKKYPHAEMSLSCPRLRPIVNNDKINPLDVHEKELCQVLCAYRIFMPFVGITVSSRESKEFRNGIVKICATKVSAGVSTGVGDHEEKYKEGGEEVKTKTADVNAGKETSDAEGDEQFEINDARSFDAMYKDISGEGLQPVLNDYLYV from the coding sequence ATGTCTGAAAAAGAATATCACGACGAACGTTATTTTATTGACTCTGACTCTTTGTCCCCAGCGGCTTTGGAGCGTAAGCACCGTATTGAGACGGATCCTAGTGCTCGCACCAACCACATGGAGTACATGAAGGATATGGAAGTGATCCACTCCGAAATCCCGGGGAAGGTCATGAGCCATGTGGATTCTGTGGACTTTAGCAAGTACACCGCCCGTGATGTACTTGCCGCTCTGGATCATCACACTTGTACCGTGGAAGATTTCAAGGCGCTCCTATCTCCGGCAGCAGCGCCCTTCCTGGAAAAGATGGCCCAGAAGGCAAAGCTGGAAACCAGCAAGCATTTTGGCAATACGGTGTATTTCTTTACGCCCATCTACATTGCTAACTACTGCGAAAACTATTGCGTCTATTGCGGCTTCAACTGCTACAATAAAATCAAGCGCATGCAGCTTTCCATGGAACAGATCGAGCACGAGATGAAGGTCATCGCCGACAGTGGCATGGAAGAAATCCTGTTGCTTACAGGTGAAAGCCGCGCCAAGAGCAGTGTGGAATACATCGGCGAAGCCTGCAAGATTGCTCACAAGTATTTCCGCATGGTGGGTGTTGAAGTTTACCCCATGAATACCGACGAGTACAAGTATCTCCACGAATGTGGGGTAGACTACGTGACGGTTTTCCAGGAAACTTACGACAGCGAACGTTACGAACAGCTGCACCTGATGGGGCATAAGCGTATTTATCCGTACCGTTTTGATTCTCAGGAACGCGCCCTCATGGGAGGCATGCGCGGCTGCGGTTTCTCTGCATTGCTTGGCTTGTCCGACTTCCGTAAGGATGCCTTGGCCAGCGCCCTCCATGTGTTCTATCTGCAGAAGAAGTACCCTCACGCCGAAATGAGCTTGTCCTGCCCGCGTCTCCGTCCCATCGTGAATAACGATAAGATTAATCCGCTGGATGTTCACGAGAAGGAATTGTGCCAGGTGCTTTGCGCTTACCGCATCTTTATGCCTTTCGTGGGTATTACCGTCTCCAGCCGCGAGTCCAAGGAATTCCGTAACGGCATCGTCAAGATCTGTGCCACCAAGGTTTCCGCAGGCGTTTCTACCGGCGTAGGCGACCACGAAGAAAAGTACAAGGAAGGTGGGGAAGAAGTTAAGACCAAGACGGCTGACGTGAATGCCGGCAAGGAAACTTCCGACGCTGAAGGTGACGAACAGTTCGAAATCAACGATGCCCGCAGCTTTGACGCCATGTACAAGGACATCAGCGGCGAAGGCCTACAACCCGTGCTGAATGATTACCTATACGTTTAA
- a CDS encoding ATPase produces the protein MAEDLQYLMERIQKDAVDKAENDAAAIIAKAKEKAAEIVKAAEAEAQAKLAKADKDAEAFTERSERTLEQSARDLLLSVGKNLQDMILNLLSLQVEKSLDESTIKEMLLSLAKGYTAHVEVDFSEDDAKKLASFVTGEFAKQLSNGVEVSSDKGVKYGFRVKLDGGKVTHEFTEKAMADALSALLRPQLAKVVNAAAQAK, from the coding sequence ATGGCAGAAGATTTGCAATACCTTATGGAACGCATCCAGAAAGATGCAGTTGACAAGGCCGAAAACGATGCAGCGGCAATTATTGCCAAGGCTAAGGAAAAGGCAGCCGAAATTGTGAAGGCAGCCGAAGCTGAAGCTCAGGCAAAGCTTGCTAAGGCCGATAAGGACGCAGAAGCATTTACCGAACGTAGCGAACGCACTTTGGAACAGTCCGCACGCGATCTTCTTCTCTCTGTAGGCAAGAATCTTCAGGATATGATTCTTAACCTGCTCTCCCTCCAGGTGGAAAAGTCCCTGGACGAATCTACCATCAAGGAAATGCTCCTTTCTTTGGCTAAGGGCTACACCGCCCACGTTGAAGTAGACTTCAGCGAAGACGATGCCAAGAAGCTTGCCTCTTTCGTCACTGGCGAATTTGCAAAGCAGCTTTCCAACGGTGTAGAAGTTTCTAGCGACAAGGGGGTCAAGTATGGCTTCCGCGTCAAGCTGGACGGTGGCAAGGTCACCCACGAATTTACCGAAAAGGCAATGGCAGACGCTCTTTCTGCATTGCTCCGCCCGCAGCTGGCCAAGGTTGTTAACGCTGCAGCACAGGCTAAGTAA
- a CDS encoding thiazole synthase: MENDKLVLGGHEFNSRFILGSGKYSLKLIEAAVQYAGAEIITCAVRRANTKEHENILDYIPKSATLLPNTSGARNADEAVRIARLARELGCGDFVKIEIMRDSKYLLPDNYETIKATEILAKEGFVVLPYMHADLNVARDLVNAGAAAVMPLAAPIGSNRGLSAKDFIQILIDEIELPIIVDAGIGKPSQACEAMEMGAAAVMANTALATAGDLPRMAAAFKSAIEAGRNAYLSGMGRVLVRGAAASDPLTGFLRD, from the coding sequence ATGGAAAACGATAAACTTGTTCTTGGCGGTCATGAGTTCAACTCCCGCTTTATTCTCGGTTCTGGCAAGTACTCCCTGAAGCTGATTGAAGCTGCGGTGCAGTATGCTGGTGCAGAAATCATTACCTGCGCCGTACGCCGAGCCAATACCAAGGAACACGAAAACATTCTGGATTACATCCCCAAGAGTGCAACTTTGTTGCCCAATACTTCTGGCGCCCGCAATGCAGACGAAGCAGTTCGCATTGCTCGCCTGGCTCGTGAATTGGGCTGCGGTGATTTCGTGAAGATTGAAATCATGCGCGATTCCAAGTACCTGCTGCCGGACAACTACGAAACCATCAAGGCTACCGAAATTCTGGCTAAGGAAGGTTTCGTTGTGCTGCCTTACATGCATGCCGACTTGAACGTGGCTCGCGACTTGGTGAATGCAGGTGCCGCAGCCGTGATGCCTTTGGCGGCTCCCATCGGTTCTAACCGCGGTCTTTCTGCCAAGGACTTCATCCAGATTCTCATTGATGAAATTGAATTGCCCATCATCGTGGACGCCGGCATCGGTAAGCCGTCCCAGGCTTGCGAAGCCATGGAAATGGGCGCAGCCGCCGTGATGGCCAATACGGCTCTCGCAACTGCAGGTGACTTGCCTCGCATGGCAGCCGCCTTCAAGTCTGCTATTGAAGCCGGCCGCAACGCTTACCTCTCCGGCATGGGCCGCGTGCTGGTTCGTGGTGCCGCCGCCAGCGATCCCCTCACCGGATTCCTGAGGGACTAA
- a CDS encoding glutaminyl-peptide cyclotransferase, protein MDLRKLALAIFTCVGFVLAAAPEIQPTIVDSVSHPMNHFTQGLFFDGKELVETTGLYGKSGLYRRTLDGKVLDSARLDDRYFGEGSIALGDDIFYLTWKARKGFIYSRKPFKLKGEFAIPTEGWGLTFWRDVLLMSNGSNQLIQIHPRTFAVQGVINVMDGTSAVTMLNELELVGNTLYANIWQTDLIAVIDLPSGKVQKYLDFSKKVAELRKKYPRMDVLNGIAFDGKDMWITGKNWPYIYKIKGF, encoded by the coding sequence ATGGACCTTCGGAAACTAGCTCTTGCGATCTTTACCTGCGTGGGATTCGTTCTGGCTGCAGCGCCTGAAATCCAGCCTACCATTGTAGACTCCGTTTCCCACCCCATGAATCATTTCACCCAGGGGCTTTTCTTTGACGGGAAGGAACTGGTGGAAACCACGGGACTTTACGGCAAGTCCGGACTTTACCGCCGCACTTTGGACGGCAAGGTTCTGGATTCCGCCCGACTGGATGACCGCTATTTCGGGGAAGGTTCCATCGCCCTCGGGGATGACATTTTCTACCTGACCTGGAAAGCGAGAAAAGGTTTTATCTACAGCCGTAAGCCCTTCAAACTGAAGGGCGAATTCGCCATCCCTACGGAAGGCTGGGGCCTGACCTTCTGGCGTGATGTCCTGCTCATGAGTAACGGCAGCAACCAGCTGATTCAAATTCACCCCCGCACTTTTGCCGTACAGGGCGTCATCAACGTGATGGACGGAACCTCCGCAGTGACCATGCTAAACGAATTGGAACTGGTGGGCAATACTCTTTACGCCAACATCTGGCAGACGGATTTAATCGCGGTCATTGACTTGCCCAGCGGGAAGGTGCAGAAATATCTGGACTTTTCCAAGAAAGTAGCGGAACTCCGGAAGAAGTATCCCCGCATGGACGTGCTGAACGGAATCGCATTCGACGGCAAGGACATGTGGATCACCGGAAAGAACTGGCCCTACATCTACAAGATCAAGGGATTTTAG
- a CDS encoding PHP domain-containing protein, with protein MQKGFSTIITENGGYADLHLHTKLSDGSLDVEELLTLSKRKGLRCISITDHDNLDSYNLAIEPAKAIGLEIIPGIEISSVWQGKDIHILGYYCDPTNLALNMELQDFAKQRITRAKAIIKKLNALGIDITYEKVLSYCKGKVIGRPHIAMSLVDEEYIGSFSEAFTKYLGDGCVAFVEKKGLNPQQTIRLIENAGGIAVLAHPYKSGVSDEFIEQMVEWGVQGMEVYCPSQKGAVGRKYKEMAQHFGLVGTGGSDFHTESGTYPPNCTKMPYTVVQALRERREKFRAEW; from the coding sequence ATGCAGAAGGGCTTTTCTACCATCATTACGGAAAACGGCGGTTATGCGGATCTTCATCTGCATACCAAGCTTTCTGATGGTAGCCTGGACGTAGAAGAACTGCTGACCCTAAGCAAGCGCAAGGGACTCCGCTGCATTTCCATTACGGACCACGACAATCTGGATTCCTACAACCTGGCGATCGAACCCGCAAAGGCAATTGGTCTTGAGATTATCCCGGGTATCGAGATTTCTTCCGTATGGCAGGGAAAAGACATCCATATTCTGGGTTACTACTGTGACCCCACCAACTTGGCCCTGAACATGGAACTTCAGGATTTCGCCAAGCAGAGAATTACCCGAGCCAAGGCCATCATCAAGAAGTTGAACGCTCTTGGAATTGACATTACCTACGAAAAGGTCTTGAGCTACTGCAAGGGAAAGGTTATCGGACGCCCTCATATTGCCATGTCCCTAGTGGATGAGGAATATATCGGAAGTTTCTCCGAGGCATTTACCAAGTATCTGGGCGACGGCTGTGTGGCCTTCGTCGAGAAGAAGGGCCTTAACCCCCAGCAGACCATCCGCCTCATTGAAAATGCAGGTGGCATTGCGGTGCTCGCCCACCCCTACAAGTCCGGCGTCAGTGACGAATTCATCGAACAGATGGTGGAATGGGGCGTTCAGGGAATGGAAGTGTACTGCCCCTCCCAGAAGGGTGCGGTGGGACGTAAGTACAAGGAAATGGCCCAACATTTTGGCCTGGTAGGAACCGGCGGATCCGACTTCCATACGGAAAGCGGTACTTATCCGCCGAACTGCACCAAGATGCCTTATACCGTAGTCCAAGCCCTCAGGGAACGTCGTGAAAAGTTCCGTGCCGAATGGTAA
- a CDS encoding viroplasmin family protein has product MAKSKFYAIKTPTESKIVTTWDECQKLTHGVKGVLFKSFGTKAEAEAWISGMAAPAPGGIRVFVDGSFSPGFPYSGWGFVVTENDEEIARGSGITAFEAESRNIDGEVMASYQAMKWLDANDKNGVICHDYEGIARWAKGEWQAKSNIAKRYVSAAQPFLHRVKFEKVAAHTGVKWNELVDKLAKEAIAKSKDRMKK; this is encoded by the coding sequence ATGGCTAAATCAAAGTTCTACGCAATTAAGACTCCTACGGAAAGCAAGATCGTAACCACCTGGGATGAGTGCCAGAAACTCACTCACGGCGTGAAAGGCGTGCTTTTTAAGTCCTTTGGCACCAAGGCCGAAGCCGAAGCCTGGATTTCCGGCATGGCAGCCCCTGCTCCCGGTGGAATCCGCGTGTTCGTTGACGGATCCTTTTCTCCTGGCTTTCCCTATTCCGGCTGGGGCTTTGTCGTGACAGAAAATGACGAAGAAATTGCCCGCGGGTCTGGAATTACTGCCTTTGAAGCCGAAAGCCGCAACATTGATGGCGAGGTTATGGCTTCCTACCAGGCCATGAAGTGGCTGGACGCCAATGATAAGAATGGAGTCATTTGTCATGACTACGAAGGCATCGCCCGCTGGGCGAAGGGAGAGTGGCAGGCCAAGAGCAATATTGCCAAACGATACGTTTCTGCGGCCCAGCCTTTCCTTCATCGAGTAAAGTTCGAGAAAGTTGCCGCCCATACGGGGGTCAAGTGGAACGAATTGGTGGATAAATTGGCCAAGGAAGCCATTGCCAAGAGCAAGGATCGGATGAAAAAGTAG
- the thiE gene encoding thiamine phosphate synthase has protein sequence MLDTTLYFITDSSTVPAEQFLPSIEAACKGGATIIQLREKNKSTREYMELAAAVHEVTSRYNVPLIIDDRVDVALAIGAEGVHVGQTDMPVAVARKLMGPGKIIGATTKTVPQALEAYEQGADYCGVGAIYPTTTKVVTILTSVDTLKEIVKAVPIPVNAIGGLNKDNIHVLAGSGIKGICAVSAIQKSADPEAATRELKAAFLAL, from the coding sequence ATGTTAGATACTACTCTTTACTTCATCACTGATAGTTCCACGGTTCCTGCTGAACAGTTCTTGCCTTCTATAGAGGCTGCCTGCAAGGGTGGCGCTACCATCATTCAGCTTCGCGAAAAGAACAAGTCTACCCGCGAGTACATGGAGTTGGCCGCTGCGGTTCATGAAGTCACTAGCCGTTACAACGTGCCCCTCATTATCGATGACCGTGTGGACGTTGCTCTCGCCATAGGTGCCGAGGGTGTTCATGTGGGCCAGACCGATATGCCGGTTGCCGTAGCTCGCAAGCTCATGGGACCGGGCAAGATCATCGGTGCCACTACCAAGACAGTGCCTCAGGCTCTTGAAGCCTACGAACAAGGTGCGGACTATTGTGGGGTTGGGGCAATCTATCCCACAACGACTAAGGTGGTTACCATTCTTACTAGCGTAGACACCCTGAAGGAAATCGTAAAGGCTGTGCCTATTCCCGTAAACGCAATCGGTGGCTTGAACAAGGATAACATCCATGTTCTGGCTGGTTCTGGTATCAAGGGTATCTGTGCGGTTTCTGCCATTCAGAAATCTGCGGATCCAGAAGCCGCTACTCGTGAACTGAAGGCCGCTTTTCTGGCGCTGTAA
- the thiF gene encoding thiamine biosynthesis protein ThiF codes for MPSLEDMLAALIARQGEENVAKLQAATVAVCGLGGLGSNVAIALARAGVGRLVLVDFDCVDVTNLHRQQYKACQVGMPKAVALPENLREIAPYIELESHQARVTEENVMELVGKADVVCEAFDNAEAKAMLVNAVLENGKVLVAASGMAGFGDANSIQTRRVSKNFYLCGDGVSDVNNGIGLVAPRVMACAAHQAQTIVRIICGFESAVSS; via the coding sequence ATGCCTTCTCTGGAAGACATGCTGGCCGCTTTGATTGCTCGCCAGGGAGAAGAAAACGTCGCAAAGTTGCAGGCGGCCACGGTGGCGGTCTGCGGTTTGGGCGGTCTCGGGTCCAATGTGGCTATTGCATTGGCTCGCGCTGGTGTTGGTCGCTTGGTGCTTGTTGATTTTGACTGTGTGGACGTGACCAACTTGCATCGTCAGCAGTACAAAGCCTGCCAGGTGGGAATGCCCAAGGCTGTTGCCTTGCCCGAAAACCTTCGCGAAATTGCTCCCTATATTGAATTGGAATCCCATCAGGCTCGTGTGACGGAAGAAAACGTTATGGAACTGGTTGGGAAGGCTGATGTGGTTTGCGAGGCTTTTGATAATGCAGAAGCCAAGGCTATGCTGGTGAATGCGGTTTTGGAAAATGGCAAGGTACTGGTGGCGGCCTCGGGAATGGCTGGCTTCGGTGATGCTAACTCCATCCAGACCCGCCGCGTGTCGAAGAATTTTTATTTGTGTGGCGATGGCGTCAGTGACGTGAACAATGGAATCGGGCTAGTGGCCCCCCGCGTCATGGCCTGCGCCGCCCACCAAGCACAAACCATTGTGCGAATCATCTGTGGATTTGAATCCGCTGTGTCATCCTGA